One stretch of Streptomyces agglomeratus DNA includes these proteins:
- a CDS encoding OmpA family protein: MSHTFSPSQSACRASLTLAAALLVTGLVATSAHSEPSPSAPPGSTTTSPPPDVDPNSPGLKLGDGATLAPARVIDIKSVVEDLGGEERREDTNSDVKFALQAEVLFGKDSAKLNLEAASRIKAIAEEILAQKATKIRVFGFTDDLGSYEHGKVLSKKRADAVQQELNKSLDSSVTFEIRGYSEDYPIADNDSEEGRKKNRRVEVSFPRGEVSGSQS; encoded by the coding sequence ATGTCACACACATTCTCGCCCAGTCAGTCCGCCTGCCGGGCTTCGCTAACGCTGGCAGCGGCGTTGCTGGTCACCGGCCTCGTCGCCACGAGTGCTCACTCCGAGCCGTCACCAAGCGCACCACCCGGCAGCACCACCACGTCGCCGCCCCCCGATGTCGACCCCAACTCGCCGGGGCTAAAGCTGGGTGACGGGGCGACACTCGCGCCCGCCCGCGTCATCGACATCAAGTCCGTCGTCGAAGACCTCGGGGGCGAGGAGCGGCGCGAGGACACGAACTCCGACGTCAAGTTCGCGCTTCAGGCCGAGGTGCTCTTCGGCAAGGACAGTGCAAAGCTCAACTTGGAAGCCGCGTCCCGCATCAAGGCCATCGCCGAAGAGATCCTCGCCCAGAAGGCCACCAAGATCCGCGTCTTCGGCTTCACCGATGACCTCGGCTCGTACGAGCACGGCAAGGTCCTGTCCAAGAAGCGCGCGGACGCCGTGCAGCAGGAGCTGAACAAGTCACTCGACTCCAGCGTCACTTTCGAGATCCGCGGATACAGCGAGGACTACCCGATTGCCGACAACGACTCGGAAGAAGGCCGTAAGAAGAACCGCCGCGTCGAGGTCTCGTTCCCGCGTGGCGAAGTCTCCGGTAGCCAGAGCTGA
- a CDS encoding SGNH/GDSL hydrolase family protein: MPSGESVTYERYVALGDSQTEGLGDGDDVTGLKGWADRLAEHLAAANPRLQYANLAVRGRLAGQVRAEQLAPAVALRPDLATVVAGVNDLMRPKFDTAEVVGHLEAMFAALTETGTRVVTVTFPDIGKVAPLARPLRPRMYALNAAIREAAARHGAVVVEIAEHPFAVDPRVWTADRLHLSPLGHERFASAAAHSLGLPGADAAWAHPLPLPTEPAFAGLRAARAELHWVAAHLGPWIGRRLRGRSSGDGRTAKRPQLAAVTAPPG, translated from the coding sequence ATGCCGAGCGGTGAGAGCGTGACGTACGAGCGTTACGTCGCCCTGGGGGACAGCCAGACCGAGGGCCTGGGTGACGGCGACGACGTCACGGGGCTGAAGGGCTGGGCCGACCGCCTCGCCGAACACCTCGCGGCCGCGAACCCCCGGCTCCAGTACGCCAACCTGGCTGTACGCGGACGCCTCGCCGGCCAGGTCCGCGCCGAGCAGCTCGCGCCGGCCGTGGCTCTGCGCCCCGACCTCGCGACCGTCGTCGCCGGGGTCAACGACCTGATGCGGCCGAAGTTCGACACTGCGGAAGTGGTCGGACACCTTGAGGCGATGTTCGCCGCCCTCACCGAAACGGGGACCCGGGTCGTGACGGTCACGTTCCCCGACATCGGGAAGGTCGCGCCGCTCGCACGGCCGTTGCGGCCGCGCATGTACGCCCTCAACGCGGCCATCCGCGAGGCCGCCGCCCGCCACGGTGCTGTGGTCGTCGAAATCGCTGAGCACCCCTTCGCCGTCGACCCGCGCGTCTGGACAGCGGATCGGCTCCACCTGAGTCCCCTCGGCCACGAACGCTTCGCGTCCGCCGCGGCCCACAGCCTCGGGCTCCCCGGCGCCGACGCCGCCTGGGCGCACCCGCTGCCGTTGCCTACGGAGCCCGCCTTCGCCGGTTTGCGGGCTGCTCGTGCCGAACTCCACTGGGTCGCCGCCCACCTGGGCCCCTGGATCGGCCGACGCTTGCGCGGCCGGTCCTCCGGTGACGGGCGTACGGCGAAGCGGCCGCAGCTGGCGGCTGTGACCGCGCCGCCCGGGTGA
- a CDS encoding response regulator transcription factor has translation MPDESSYSSGPRQSVSSPSHVSQHTSSHTIEPRSEHTPAGVRVPPPAAAFPDPSPDPFGPPSLLRIVVADDNPVVRAGLAVLLGGRDDVEVVAEAADGRQALAAAQQYRPDVVLLDVRMPGVDGISALPYLVQVAPVMMLTYSRESEIVREALRLGAGGYLVHGEFTAEQLVGAVRDIKEGRAHFSASAQDALLAHMRGGGGAVPGGTGPELSELPEGLGTVYATGRPYTGASRIPGHAVGRDATAHARPATNEGPDVSNSRRLNESSSHLQSDMAQYSTDRQRSQEGRQAQRARNVQDFGLSAREVEVMDLIASGMSNQQIAATCFISEKTVKNHINRIFAKLHSASRSEAIALWLGSARGTTSHG, from the coding sequence ATGCCGGACGAAAGCTCGTACAGCTCCGGGCCCCGTCAGTCCGTGTCGTCGCCGTCCCACGTCTCCCAGCACACGTCGTCGCACACGATCGAACCCCGCTCGGAACACACCCCCGCCGGGGTCCGCGTTCCCCCGCCGGCGGCGGCATTCCCTGATCCGTCCCCCGACCCTTTCGGCCCGCCGTCCCTCCTGCGGATCGTCGTCGCCGACGACAATCCGGTCGTACGGGCGGGCCTTGCCGTCCTGCTCGGCGGTCGCGACGACGTCGAGGTCGTCGCGGAGGCGGCAGACGGCCGCCAGGCCCTTGCCGCGGCTCAGCAGTACAGGCCGGATGTCGTGCTGCTGGATGTGCGGATGCCGGGCGTGGACGGCATCTCCGCGTTGCCGTACCTGGTGCAGGTGGCGCCGGTGATGATGCTGACGTACAGCCGCGAGAGCGAGATCGTGCGGGAGGCGTTGCGGTTGGGCGCGGGGGGCTACTTGGTGCACGGCGAGTTCACTGCGGAGCAACTGGTCGGAGCCGTACGGGACATCAAAGAGGGCCGCGCCCACTTCTCGGCGTCGGCCCAGGACGCGTTGCTGGCGCATATGCGGGGTGGTGGCGGCGCTGTACCCGGCGGGACGGGACCGGAGCTGTCGGAGCTGCCGGAGGGGCTCGGCACGGTGTACGCGACGGGGCGGCCCTACACGGGCGCGAGCCGGATCCCTGGCCACGCGGTGGGGCGCGATGCGACTGCACATGCTCGACCCGCGACCAATGAGGGGCCAGATGTCTCGAATTCGAGGCGACTGAACGAAAGCTCTTCGCATCTGCAATCTGACATGGCACAGTATTCAACGGATCGGCAGCGGTCGCAGGAGGGCCGACAGGCCCAGCGGGCGCGGAACGTACAGGACTTCGGGCTGAGCGCGCGGGAGGTGGAGGTCATGGACCTGATCGCCTCAGGCATGAGCAACCAGCAGATCGCCGCCACGTGCTTCATCAGCGAGAAGACCGTCAAGAACCACATCAACCGCATCTTCGCGAAACTTCACAGCGCGAGCAGGAGTGAGGCGATCGCGCTGTGGCTGGGATCGGCGAGGGGGACGACCAGTCATGGCTGA
- a CDS encoding PadR family transcriptional regulator codes for MALRHAVLAALLEGDGSGSGGEYSGYQLAKAFDIGVANFWHALPQQLYAELTKLEKEGLVAGRQVVQETRPNKRLFRVTEAGLAELEAFAATPSKPSFIRDDLLVKVQAADCVDTGPLIEQLEERASVAEAKIELFGKLLRKMRGELDEAEFLRRGERIGPYLTCLRGLALEQENKEWGLRVAAVLRERRAVHAER; via the coding sequence ATGGCTTTGCGACACGCCGTACTGGCCGCGCTGCTGGAAGGTGACGGCAGCGGCAGTGGCGGCGAATACAGCGGGTACCAGTTGGCCAAGGCGTTCGACATCGGCGTCGCGAACTTCTGGCATGCCCTCCCCCAGCAGCTCTACGCCGAGCTGACCAAGCTGGAGAAGGAGGGCCTGGTCGCAGGCCGGCAAGTCGTCCAGGAGACGCGTCCGAACAAGCGCCTCTTCCGCGTCACCGAAGCCGGTCTCGCCGAGCTCGAAGCCTTCGCCGCCACACCGTCGAAGCCCTCCTTCATTCGCGACGACCTGCTGGTCAAAGTGCAGGCCGCCGACTGTGTCGACACCGGCCCGTTGATCGAACAGCTGGAGGAGCGGGCATCGGTCGCCGAGGCCAAGATCGAGCTGTTCGGCAAGCTGCTCCGCAAGATGCGCGGCGAGCTGGACGAAGCGGAATTCCTGCGCCGGGGCGAACGCATCGGCCCGTACCTCACCTGCCTGCGCGGCCTGGCGCTGGAGCAGGAGAACAAGGAGTGGGGGCTGCGGGTCGCGGCCGTCCTGCGCGAGAGGCGGGCGGTCCATGCCGAGCGGTGA
- a CDS encoding sensor domain-containing protein, with amino-acid sequence MKARSARRAATAATAAAVLCLTAACGGASSGDAAADDQAGKEKPAVSSAGGESVRSTGETLSEGELKRVALASGDVPGFAVAPMAGGGETGSERAEQPECQALADVINGAPQPSPSATVLRTLMDESEEDRDDQTVVTEILTSYPRATGAAQVLRGVSKAVGACAGGFRTTGGDGPSTYTRVERLPAPEAGQEALAYQVTGSFEGTKVPLVFQLVRSGSTVVIFYAANFVDAGTPEIPARLATAQAAKLP; translated from the coding sequence GTGAAGGCTCGTTCGGCTCGGCGGGCGGCGACCGCCGCCACAGCAGCGGCAGTCCTGTGCCTCACGGCCGCGTGCGGCGGGGCGTCCAGCGGCGACGCTGCCGCCGATGACCAGGCGGGCAAGGAGAAGCCCGCCGTCTCCTCCGCAGGCGGCGAGTCCGTCAGGAGTACCGGTGAGACCCTCAGCGAGGGTGAGTTGAAGAGAGTCGCCCTCGCGAGCGGCGACGTACCCGGCTTCGCCGTCGCTCCGATGGCGGGCGGCGGCGAGACCGGTAGCGAGCGCGCCGAGCAGCCCGAGTGCCAGGCGCTCGCCGACGTCATCAACGGCGCCCCCCAGCCCAGCCCGTCCGCCACCGTCCTGCGCACGCTCATGGACGAGTCGGAGGAGGACAGGGACGATCAGACGGTAGTCACCGAGATCCTCACCTCGTACCCGCGCGCCACCGGCGCGGCGCAGGTCCTCCGAGGCGTCAGCAAGGCCGTCGGGGCGTGCGCCGGCGGTTTCAGGACCACGGGTGGCGACGGCCCCTCGACGTACACCCGGGTGGAGCGACTGCCCGCACCCGAGGCCGGGCAGGAAGCCCTCGCCTACCAGGTCACCGGCTCCTTCGAGGGCACCAAGGTGCCGCTCGTCTTCCAGCTCGTACGGTCCGGATCGACGGTCGTCATCTTCTACGCCGCCAACTTCGTCGACGCCGGGACGCCCGAGATTCCCGCCCGGCTCGCCACGGCCCAGGCAGCCAAACTGCCCTGA
- a CDS encoding nuclear transport factor 2 family protein, which produces MKTETAGTTKPTEPTNLTAPTATATATATATAQRFRAAVEKEDLAALEGLFAEDVRLYSPVKFRPFEGKPMVMGLFGVLLRTFEDFRYVGEYDGTAETSADGSEAPSAVLAFRSTVNGKAIHGIDLLHFDEAGLIKEFTVMVRPQSAVHALGEAVLAGLVADGLAPGPAEN; this is translated from the coding sequence ATGAAGACCGAGACTGCCGGAACCACCAAACCCACCGAACCCACCAACCTCACTGCACCCACCGCCACCGCCACCGCCACCGCCACCGCCACCGCCCAGCGCTTCCGGGCAGCCGTGGAGAAGGAAGACCTGGCCGCGCTGGAGGGACTGTTCGCGGAGGACGTCCGCCTCTACAGCCCGGTGAAGTTCCGGCCGTTCGAGGGCAAACCGATGGTGATGGGGCTCTTCGGCGTCCTACTGCGCACTTTCGAGGACTTCCGTTACGTCGGCGAGTACGACGGCACGGCGGAAACCAGCGCCGACGGCAGCGAGGCCCCCTCGGCGGTCCTGGCCTTCCGCAGCACGGTGAACGGGAAGGCGATCCACGGCATCGACCTGCTGCACTTCGACGAGGCCGGGCTGATCAAGGAGTTCACGGTGATGGTGCGCCCGCAGTCGGCGGTACACGCACTGGGCGAGGCGGTACTGGCCGGCCTGGTGGCCGACGGCCTCGCTCCGGGGCCCGCCGAGAACTGA
- a CDS encoding type II secretion system F family protein, translated as MNNPAMLAIGSTLLCGAFGVAGLHTYVSGKAARAALVDRLAITGPNGVGRQRRFTGVDRRLRRTALGKRIHLRLSATGLDLTAGEFFVYVVVGVAALWLIASSVLAPFFGPVAGLVALWGASAFLNWQRQKRIEAFINQLPDLSRILANATAAGLALRTALSMAAEELEAPAGEELAGVANQLAVGRSIDDALGELAERLPSRELVVLVTTLVLSNRAGGTVVGSLRNLTETLEERKETRREVRTMLSEVNATAYTIPLLGLGAMIMLNSVTPGSMARMTSNPVGQIIVIVAIGLYALGFVVMRRLGKIDV; from the coding sequence ATGAACAATCCCGCAATGCTGGCGATCGGCAGCACACTGCTCTGCGGCGCCTTCGGCGTAGCCGGACTGCATACGTACGTCTCGGGCAAGGCCGCGCGGGCCGCCCTCGTCGACCGCCTCGCCATCACGGGCCCGAACGGCGTCGGCCGCCAGCGGCGCTTCACGGGTGTCGACCGGCGACTGCGCAGGACGGCGCTCGGCAAGAGAATCCACCTGCGGCTCTCGGCGACCGGACTCGACCTGACGGCGGGCGAGTTCTTCGTCTACGTGGTCGTCGGGGTGGCCGCCCTCTGGCTGATCGCCTCGTCCGTACTGGCGCCTTTCTTCGGCCCGGTGGCCGGCCTGGTCGCCCTCTGGGGTGCCAGCGCGTTCCTCAACTGGCAGCGGCAGAAGCGGATCGAGGCATTCATCAACCAGCTGCCCGATCTGTCCCGGATACTCGCCAACGCCACCGCCGCCGGACTGGCCCTGCGTACCGCGCTGAGCATGGCGGCCGAGGAGCTGGAGGCCCCGGCGGGCGAGGAACTGGCGGGAGTGGCGAACCAGTTGGCGGTCGGCCGGTCGATCGACGACGCGCTGGGGGAGCTGGCGGAACGGCTGCCGTCGCGCGAGCTGGTCGTCCTGGTCACGACGCTGGTGCTCTCCAACCGGGCCGGCGGCACGGTCGTCGGATCGCTCCGGAACCTCACCGAGACGCTGGAGGAACGGAAGGAGACGCGACGCGAGGTCCGCACCATGCTCTCCGAGGTCAATGCCACGGCGTACACGATTCCGCTGCTCGGCCTGGGCGCGATGATCATGCTCAACTCGGTCACGCCGGGTTCCATGGCCCGGATGACCAGCAATCCCGTCGGGCAGATCATCGTGATCGTCGCCATAGGGCTCTACGCGCTGGGTTTTGTCGTGATGCGCCGCCTGGGAAAGATCGATGTCTGA
- a CDS encoding CpaF family protein, with translation MSLRARITAPDEHAGGREDGHLVATYRTKLLEEIDLAEMSSLAAAERRARLERVLAHIISREGPVLSTAERSQLIRRVVDEALGLGVLEPLLEDASITEIMVNGPDSIFVERAGRVEQLPMRFASNEQLMQTIERIVSTVNRRVDESNPMVDARLPSGERVNVIIPPLSLTGPTLTIRRFPRAYRLQELINLGTLDEQMLMLLSALVRARFNVIVSGGTGSGKTTLLNALSGLIPDHERIITVEDAAELQLQQAHVIRLETRPPNVEGKGQITIRDLVRNSLRMRPDRIIVGEVRGGETLDMLQAMSTGHDGSLATVHSNSAEDALMRLQTLGSMSEVEIPFEALRDQINSAVDVIVQLARMADGSRKISEIAILVSHGRERFQIATVSRFVAQPMSADRVVHGRFEHLGLPRRIADRLHLANEPIPPAFGVVDLDDPLGPSYPQRPSYAQSQPYTQSQTYAQSPPYAQSALDSLGRSGSPGSPGSPGSQSPPTPPGPNPHSALNVREVQ, from the coding sequence ATGAGTCTGCGGGCACGCATCACCGCCCCCGACGAGCACGCGGGAGGGCGGGAAGACGGCCATCTGGTCGCCACCTACCGGACCAAGCTGCTGGAGGAGATCGACCTCGCGGAGATGTCCTCGCTCGCGGCGGCCGAGCGGCGGGCCCGGCTGGAGCGCGTACTCGCCCACATCATCAGCCGCGAGGGGCCCGTCCTCTCCACCGCCGAGCGCTCCCAGCTCATCCGCCGCGTCGTGGACGAGGCGCTCGGACTCGGCGTACTCGAACCGCTCCTCGAAGACGCGTCCATCACCGAGATCATGGTGAACGGCCCCGACTCGATCTTCGTCGAACGGGCCGGCCGGGTCGAGCAGCTCCCCATGCGCTTCGCGTCGAACGAGCAGCTGATGCAGACCATCGAGCGCATCGTCTCGACCGTCAACCGCCGCGTCGACGAGTCGAACCCGATGGTCGACGCCCGCCTGCCGTCCGGCGAGCGCGTCAACGTCATCATCCCGCCGCTGTCCCTCACCGGCCCGACGCTCACGATCCGCCGCTTCCCACGGGCGTATCGCCTCCAGGAGCTCATCAACCTCGGCACGCTCGACGAGCAGATGCTGATGCTGCTGTCCGCCCTCGTGCGGGCCCGCTTCAACGTCATCGTGTCCGGGGGCACCGGTTCCGGGAAGACCACCCTGCTCAATGCGCTGTCCGGCCTGATCCCCGACCACGAACGCATCATCACCGTCGAGGACGCGGCCGAACTCCAGCTCCAGCAGGCGCACGTCATCCGCCTGGAGACCCGGCCGCCCAACGTCGAGGGCAAGGGCCAGATCACGATCCGCGATCTCGTACGCAACTCCCTGCGCATGCGCCCCGACCGCATCATCGTCGGTGAGGTGCGCGGCGGCGAGACGCTCGACATGCTCCAGGCGATGTCGACCGGCCACGACGGTTCGCTCGCCACCGTCCACTCGAACAGCGCCGAGGACGCGCTGATGCGGCTTCAGACGCTCGGCTCGATGTCGGAGGTCGAGATCCCGTTCGAGGCGCTCAGGGACCAGATCAACAGCGCCGTCGACGTCATCGTGCAGCTGGCGCGCATGGCGGACGGTTCCCGCAAGATCAGCGAGATCGCGATTCTGGTGTCCCACGGCCGGGAGCGGTTCCAGATCGCCACCGTCTCGCGCTTCGTCGCCCAGCCGATGAGCGCGGACCGTGTCGTCCACGGCCGGTTCGAACACCTCGGGCTGCCGCGCCGCATCGCGGACCGGCTGCACCTCGCGAACGAGCCGATTCCGCCCGCGTTCGGCGTGGTGGACCTCGACGACCCGCTCGGTCCGTCGTACCCGCAGAGGCCGTCGTACGCGCAGAGTCAGCCGTACACGCAGAGTCAGACGTACGCGCAGAGTCCGCCGTACGCGCAGAGCGCGCTCGATTCGCTCGGCCGGTCCGGTTCGCCTGGTTCGCCCGGTTCTCCCGGTTCGCAGAGCCCGCCGACCCCACCCGGCCCCAACCCGCACAGTGCGCTCAACGTACGAGAGGTCCAGTAG
- a CDS encoding sensor histidine kinase codes for MVSLPTFRLGRGLRGGLTGGASRGQRDEGAGEVSRGPRFSAAGGGTGISRGPRFSAAGGGTGVSRGLRFAAAGSGPGAALQGGVTGPEAAPASALADDVPAPSIPIQINALQALCRQVFGFRLAMIALGAPFALARAGGQFGGWLVGGAVVFSFVGSYAMLRDWEVFGPLLIKYRTLMGVDVVFGSVLLLTASPDSALGYATVCTPLLAGLLYGWRGAGIFTAIQILLLVAAYTAWAERMASPASTLLISGFCVAAGIIGVTLRNLMFRFGAATQALSEANARLAVTDAVEGERARLAREMHDSVAKTLHGVAMAAEGLAQSADRMDPLTVKHQAGMVARSARRAAAESREILSDLRRQADYDTGGVVVGDELAARLADFGKRTGMRTEFRVVGEAPQAPTTGTGTDPAAAPLPAPAPVPAPGGAAPVRAPVPAAPGAAPVSAPGATPVSAPVPESGSVPTVPHAIARHLLTIATEAMENSHRHAHASRVAVEFGVFGGVLRISVLDDGRGLPAGISLDNLRKAGHFGLVGMVERAAGIGARIRIGRGRSAGGTEVRLELPTAALVPAGATGPRSLSPLPALPPLPPPLPPPRRHSN; via the coding sequence ATGGTGTCGCTTCCGACGTTCCGGCTCGGGCGCGGGCTCCGGGGCGGGCTCACGGGCGGGGCCTCTCGCGGGCAGCGGGACGAGGGTGCGGGAGAGGTCTCGCGCGGGCCCCGGTTTTCGGCGGCGGGTGGCGGTACGGGTATCTCGCGCGGGCCCCGGTTTTCGGCGGCGGGCGGCGGTACGGGTGTCTCGCGCGGGCTCCGGTTCGCGGCGGCGGGAAGCGGCCCGGGTGCGGCGCTTCAGGGCGGTGTGACCGGGCCCGAGGCGGCTCCCGCGTCCGCCCTCGCCGACGACGTACCGGCCCCCAGCATCCCGATCCAGATCAACGCCCTCCAGGCGCTGTGCCGCCAGGTGTTCGGCTTCCGCCTTGCCATGATCGCGCTGGGCGCGCCCTTCGCGCTAGCCAGGGCCGGTGGCCAGTTCGGCGGGTGGCTGGTGGGCGGGGCCGTCGTGTTCAGCTTCGTGGGCTCGTACGCGATGCTGCGCGACTGGGAGGTGTTCGGCCCCCTGCTCATCAAGTACCGCACGCTGATGGGCGTGGACGTGGTCTTCGGGTCGGTCCTGCTGCTGACGGCCTCACCCGACTCGGCCCTCGGCTACGCCACCGTCTGTACGCCGCTTCTCGCCGGCCTGCTGTACGGGTGGCGGGGTGCGGGCATCTTCACCGCGATCCAGATCCTGCTGCTGGTGGCGGCCTACACGGCGTGGGCGGAACGGATGGCGAGCCCGGCCAGCACGCTGCTGATAAGCGGGTTCTGCGTGGCGGCCGGGATCATCGGCGTAACGCTACGGAATCTGATGTTCCGCTTCGGGGCTGCCACGCAGGCCCTCTCCGAGGCCAACGCCCGGCTCGCGGTCACGGACGCCGTGGAGGGCGAGCGGGCGCGCCTCGCGCGCGAGATGCACGACTCGGTGGCCAAGACCCTGCACGGCGTCGCGATGGCGGCGGAGGGGCTGGCGCAGTCGGCCGACCGTATGGACCCGCTGACCGTCAAGCACCAGGCGGGCATGGTCGCCCGCTCGGCGCGGCGGGCGGCTGCGGAGTCCCGGGAGATCCTCTCGGACCTGCGCCGGCAGGCGGATTACGACACCGGGGGAGTGGTCGTCGGGGACGAGCTGGCGGCGCGTCTGGCGGATTTCGGGAAGCGGACGGGGATGCGGACAGAGTTTCGCGTGGTGGGCGAGGCACCGCAGGCGCCGACGACCGGCACGGGCACCGATCCCGCGGCTGCACCTCTGCCGGCGCCTGCGCCTGTGCCCGCACCTGGTGGGGCTGCACCTGTGCGCGCACCTGTGCCCGCAGCGCCTGGGGCTGCACCTGTGTCGGCGCCTGGGGCTACACCTGTGTCGGCGCCTGTGCCGGAGTCTGGTTCTGTCCCCACCGTTCCTCATGCGATCGCGCGCCACCTCCTGACCATCGCTACGGAGGCCATGGAGAACAGCCACCGTCACGCCCACGCCTCGCGCGTGGCAGTGGAGTTCGGCGTCTTCGGCGGAGTGCTGCGCATCAGTGTGCTCGACGACGGTCGCGGTCTGCCCGCCGGCATCAGCCTCGACAACCTCCGCAAGGCCGGTCACTTCGGGCTGGTGGGGATGGTCGAGCGGGCGGCGGGAATCGGCGCCCGTATCCGCATCGGGCGGGGTCGCAGCGCGGGAGGAACCGAAGTACGCCTGGAACTGCCGACGGCGGCGCTGGTGCCGGCGGGCGCGACCGGCCCGCGATCGCTCTCCCCCTTGCCGGCGCTGCCACCACTGCCCCCACCACTGCCCCCGCCGAGGCGGCACTCGAACTGA
- a CDS encoding DUF5936 domain-containing protein has product MALLLALVVGLSVAGAFQGIRMYRAEAKIPGDLAVALEIGASRVSGTESAVDRLGMRFAPAVLRLMGPRRVDKKRRKIDMAGNPGGLTIDRYAARRAVYGLFGGFSALVLLLKDLPLFGVFCIAYGLFAADVTIWQAIRERKDVIERTLPDFLDVLAVVVSAGLGFRQALDRVAEKYEGPWADELRITLRQMDMGVSRRQAFEELRRRNESEQVSQFVTALQQGEELGAPIADTLIQIANDMRRTDAQNSRRRAAKAIPKTTVVTLAFMVPATLLLIVTNMFLGSETDFGSVFGG; this is encoded by the coding sequence ATGGCACTGCTTCTCGCGCTGGTGGTCGGACTGAGCGTCGCGGGCGCGTTCCAGGGCATCAGGATGTACCGCGCCGAAGCCAAGATTCCCGGCGACCTGGCCGTCGCGCTGGAGATCGGCGCCTCGCGCGTCTCGGGGACCGAGTCGGCGGTGGACCGCCTCGGTATGCGCTTCGCCCCGGCCGTGCTGCGCCTGATGGGCCCGAGGCGGGTCGACAAGAAGCGGCGCAAGATCGACATGGCCGGCAACCCCGGCGGCCTCACCATCGACCGGTACGCGGCCCGGCGTGCCGTGTACGGCCTGTTCGGCGGGTTCTCGGCCCTCGTGCTGCTGCTGAAGGACCTGCCGCTCTTCGGTGTCTTCTGCATCGCGTACGGGCTGTTCGCAGCGGATGTCACCATCTGGCAGGCCATCCGCGAGCGCAAGGACGTCATCGAGCGGACCCTGCCGGACTTTCTCGACGTACTCGCCGTGGTCGTGAGCGCGGGGCTCGGATTCCGGCAGGCGCTGGACCGCGTCGCGGAGAAGTACGAAGGCCCGTGGGCCGACGAACTGCGCATCACCCTGCGCCAGATGGACATGGGTGTGAGCCGGCGCCAGGCTTTCGAGGAGCTGCGCAGGCGCAACGAGTCCGAACAGGTCTCCCAGTTCGTGACAGCGCTCCAGCAGGGCGAGGAACTCGGCGCGCCGATCGCCGACACCCTGATCCAGATCGCCAACGACATGCGCCGCACCGATGCCCAGAACTCCCGGCGCCGCGCCGCGAAGGCGATTCCCAAGACGACGGTGGTCACGCTCGCCTTCATGGTGCCGGCGACGCTGCTGCTGATCGTGACCAACATGTTCCTGGGGTCGGAGACCGACTTCGGCTCGGTCTTCGGCGGCTGA
- a CDS encoding type IV toxin-antitoxin system AbiEi family antitoxin domain-containing protein, whose translation MTALARRQRGVLLTRQATDMGWTPARLHRALKRDGWTQVRHGSWAEPGLVVDRTVRLRALQLAHPRLVASHRTAAWVHGIELLLSGSTEEPGLELTTAANTSVALPPRSRVHRAALPEGATAYVSGIRVTTVTRTLADLLRSSSREEALVAVESAVSIRPPGTDPGVSRPAFTHLGAIAAALEAGPRRGLRTGRARLGLADRRSGSPAETVARLHIHEAGLHPEPQAQVRPLGGRRLSVDFLFRAEGVAVEIEGYAYHGDRAAHDRDVRRFNDLALCQLIRRTLRFTAMDVYRRPEAMIEDIRRALTLARG comes from the coding sequence TTGACCGCACTGGCCCGTCGCCAGCGCGGCGTTCTGCTGACCCGCCAGGCCACGGACATGGGCTGGACACCGGCCCGTCTCCATCGCGCCCTGAAACGGGACGGCTGGACCCAGGTCCGGCACGGCAGCTGGGCGGAGCCCGGTCTGGTGGTCGACAGGACGGTGCGGTTGCGGGCGCTCCAACTCGCGCACCCGCGACTGGTCGCGAGCCACCGGACGGCGGCGTGGGTGCACGGGATCGAGTTGCTGCTGAGCGGGAGTACCGAGGAGCCGGGACTGGAGCTCACGACCGCCGCGAACACGTCGGTCGCGTTGCCGCCGCGTTCCCGCGTCCACCGGGCGGCTTTGCCCGAGGGAGCTACGGCGTACGTCTCCGGCATTCGCGTCACCACGGTCACCCGCACGCTTGCGGATCTGCTGCGGTCGAGCTCTCGGGAAGAGGCACTGGTCGCTGTCGAGTCAGCGGTGTCGATCCGCCCGCCGGGGACCGATCCGGGGGTGAGCCGTCCAGCCTTCACGCACCTGGGAGCGATCGCTGCGGCTCTGGAGGCCGGTCCCCGGCGCGGGCTGCGTACGGGGCGTGCCCGGCTCGGGCTCGCGGACAGGCGGAGTGGTTCGCCCGCCGAGACGGTGGCCCGCCTGCACATACACGAAGCGGGCTTGCACCCCGAGCCGCAGGCCCAGGTCAGGCCCTTGGGCGGCAGGCGGCTTTCGGTGGACTTCCTGTTCCGGGCGGAGGGCGTGGCCGTCGAGATCGAGGGATACGCGTACCACGGCGACCGGGCCGCCCACGACAGAGACGTCCGCCGCTTCAACGACCTCGCCCTGTGCCAACTGATCCGAAGAACGCTGCGCTTCACGGCAATGGACGTCTACCGCCGTCCGGAGGCGATGATCGAGGACATCCGCAGGGCGCTGACGCTCGCCAGAGGATGA